One window from the genome of Echinicola vietnamensis DSM 17526 encodes:
- a CDS encoding peptidase domain-containing ABC transporter, whose translation MSTLSPVKRLWRLLKLYKPEIRQIYTYAVFIGVVNLSLPLGIQAIINFLQTGQLSSSWFILVTVVLMGIGVAGVLQVLQLRIVENIQQDIFARSAFEFAFRFPKMKAKEVDSIHAPELANRFFDTLTIQKGLPKILIDLSLSTFQIFFGLLLLSVYSLYFIWMGLVMILILYLLVKITGKIGLDTSIEESKYKYRLAHWLEEIGRARRTFQLNDPTSFHLRKTDDITADYVNSRESHFKVLLDQFKSFVGFKIIIAAGILVVGGLLVFNQQMNIGQFVAAEIVIILIINSVEKLLRVWDNVYDVLTAFDKIGFVTDLELQENKGQEVLAADVECSLSLKKATFRHKGAADPTFSELDLTIPERARAVLNSGTGSGKSTLLQVFAGVQELESGDVLLNDISYSVLSRKSLHQKLGIVFAANQIFEATIRENILVGRQVPEKELSEMLRDLGLEDYIKGLPKGLETIMDSGGRRTPRCIIQKIHLARAICHRPGLLLMEDPLVNMPTAERVQLIDYLTDEKQPWTLVVISDDEEWLKKSTMTVKL comes from the coding sequence ATGAGTACTTTATCCCCTGTGAAAAGGCTATGGCGGCTTTTGAAACTGTATAAGCCCGAAATAAGGCAGATTTATACCTACGCCGTTTTTATCGGTGTGGTAAACCTGTCCCTGCCACTGGGAATCCAGGCCATCATTAATTTTCTCCAAACCGGACAGCTGTCATCCTCTTGGTTTATTTTGGTTACCGTGGTTTTGATGGGGATTGGCGTAGCAGGGGTGTTGCAAGTGCTGCAATTGCGGATTGTGGAGAACATCCAGCAGGATATTTTTGCCCGCTCGGCCTTTGAGTTTGCATTTCGGTTTCCCAAAATGAAAGCCAAGGAGGTGGATAGTATCCACGCACCGGAGCTGGCCAACCGTTTTTTCGATACCCTGACCATCCAAAAAGGATTGCCCAAGATCCTGATCGACCTGTCGCTGTCCACCTTTCAGATCTTTTTCGGGCTGTTGTTACTGTCCGTGTACAGCCTGTACTTTATCTGGATGGGACTGGTCATGATCCTGATCCTTTATCTATTGGTGAAAATCACCGGTAAGATCGGTTTGGATACCAGCATTGAGGAAAGCAAATATAAGTACCGATTGGCACACTGGTTGGAAGAAATTGGTCGTGCCAGGAGGACGTTTCAGCTGAATGACCCAACGTCATTTCACCTGCGAAAGACCGATGATATTACGGCTGATTACGTTAACAGCAGGGAATCCCATTTTAAGGTATTGCTGGATCAGTTTAAGTCCTTTGTGGGGTTCAAGATCATCATTGCCGCAGGAATCTTGGTCGTGGGCGGGCTGTTGGTCTTTAACCAGCAGATGAACATTGGCCAGTTTGTGGCCGCCGAGATTGTCATCATCCTGATCATCAATTCGGTTGAGAAGCTATTACGGGTCTGGGACAATGTATACGATGTGCTGACAGCTTTTGATAAAATCGGTTTCGTGACCGACTTGGAGCTTCAGGAGAACAAGGGGCAGGAAGTGCTTGCCGCCGATGTGGAATGTTCGCTTTCCTTGAAAAAGGCCACCTTTCGGCATAAAGGAGCTGCTGATCCGACCTTTAGCGAGCTGGACCTGACCATTCCGGAAAGGGCCAGGGCGGTGCTCAACAGCGGAACGGGCTCGGGAAAATCCACCCTGCTGCAGGTGTTTGCCGGAGTGCAGGAACTGGAATCGGGCGACGTGTTGCTGAACGATATTTCCTATAGCGTACTGAGCAGAAAAAGCCTGCACCAAAAACTGGGAATTGTCTTTGCCGCCAACCAGATATTTGAAGCAACCATCAGGGAAAATATTTTAGTGGGCAGGCAGGTGCCCGAAAAGGAATTATCGGAAATGTTACGCGATTTGGGGCTGGAGGATTATATCAAGGGCCTGCCAAAAGGATTGGAAACGATCATGGACAGCGGGGGGAGGCGCACGCCACGGTGCATCATCCAAAAAATACACTTGGCACGTGCCATTTGCCACCGGCCAGGGCTGCTGCTGATGGAAGACCCTTTGGTCAATATGCCAACCGCCGAAAGGGTTCAGTTGATCGATTACCTGACCGATGAAAAACAGCCATGGACGCTGGTTGTCATCAGCGATGATGAGGAATGGTTGAAAAAAAGTACAATGACCGTGAAGCTGTAA
- a CDS encoding RagB/SusD family nutrient uptake outer membrane protein, translating into MNTDHIISRNLCQRPFRFAGRAPMILWAFTVLVGCSDLLEETPKTVVAENFYQSAADIEAATNAIYNPLRNVRSEQVAVLSAHTDWGYGRGSRAQYNDFDGLNATNINTAASRWTMFYEGIRNANLVIFHVPQSEQVAQEVRDRFLGEARFLRALTYFDLVRNWGGVPLRTEENMEERDVPKANADQVYAFILEDLRMAERALPAEPAQPGRPTLWAAKTLMADVFLQLEAYDSAQVKAKEVIDSGQFGLVPVQRVEDIQWKIFGPDLVNSSEEVFYLKYARQSAQGNGLPWILNHPSTGLYNFGGAYAHYGDAANPFFEQWDDADLRKQLWSNVDFGLGATTLVSGKYVEPEAPDNTGAGNDLPIYRYAEVLLLFAEADVRASGTVSGEALEALNQVHRRGYGLDPSVPGEVDFGLSEMSTEAFLDAVLQERAYEFQFEGKRWLDLKRLGRAEEFVSQNKGISIAEKHYLWPIPVDELNYNQAMDASSDQNPGY; encoded by the coding sequence ATGAATACCGATCATATCATTTCCCGAAATTTATGCCAAAGGCCTTTCCGATTTGCTGGCAGGGCACCGATGATCCTGTGGGCATTTACCGTACTGGTAGGGTGCAGCGATTTGCTGGAAGAAACGCCCAAGACCGTGGTGGCGGAAAACTTTTACCAGTCCGCAGCAGATATCGAAGCGGCCACGAATGCCATTTATAATCCGCTGCGCAATGTACGTTCCGAACAAGTGGCCGTTCTGAGCGCCCATACCGATTGGGGATACGGGCGGGGAAGCAGGGCCCAATACAATGATTTCGACGGGTTGAATGCCACCAACATCAACACCGCCGCCAGTCGCTGGACCATGTTTTACGAAGGGATCAGAAATGCCAACCTGGTGATTTTCCATGTCCCCCAAAGTGAGCAAGTGGCACAGGAAGTGCGCGACCGCTTTTTGGGTGAAGCCCGGTTTTTAAGGGCATTGACCTATTTTGACCTGGTCCGTAACTGGGGAGGGGTGCCGCTCAGGACCGAAGAAAACATGGAGGAAAGGGATGTGCCCAAAGCCAATGCGGATCAAGTATACGCGTTTATCTTGGAAGATCTGCGGATGGCCGAGCGTGCCTTGCCTGCCGAACCCGCACAGCCGGGAAGGCCTACCCTATGGGCGGCCAAGACGTTGATGGCAGATGTTTTTCTTCAGCTTGAAGCGTATGATTCGGCCCAGGTCAAAGCAAAGGAAGTGATCGATTCGGGGCAGTTTGGACTTGTTCCGGTCCAACGCGTAGAAGATATCCAGTGGAAGATCTTTGGGCCTGATTTGGTCAATAGCAGCGAAGAGGTTTTTTACCTGAAATATGCCCGTCAATCAGCCCAGGGGAATGGGTTGCCGTGGATATTGAACCACCCCAGTACGGGATTGTACAACTTTGGCGGGGCCTATGCCCATTACGGGGATGCCGCCAATCCCTTTTTCGAGCAATGGGACGATGCAGACCTGAGAAAGCAGCTGTGGTCCAACGTGGACTTTGGCCTGGGGGCGACCACCTTGGTCAGCGGGAAGTATGTGGAGCCCGAAGCGCCGGACAACACCGGAGCGGGAAATGACCTGCCCATCTACCGCTACGCAGAGGTGTTGTTGCTGTTTGCTGAAGCGGATGTTCGCGCTTCCGGGACGGTGAGCGGCGAGGCCCTGGAAGCACTGAACCAAGTACACAGAAGGGGGTACGGCTTGGATCCTTCGGTGCCGGGTGAAGTGGATTTCGGTCTCTCGGAGATGTCCACGGAGGCATTTCTGGATGCCGTGTTGCAAGAGCGGGCCTATGAATTCCAATTTGAAGGGAAACGCTGGCTGGACCTGAAGCGGTTGGGAAGGGCAGAGGAATTCGTTTCCCAAAACAAGGGCATCAGCATTGCCGAGAAACATTATCTTTGGCCGATACCCGTGGATGAGCTGAATTATAACCAGGCCATGGATGCTTCCAGCGATCAAAATCCCGGATATTGA
- a CDS encoding SusC/RagA family TonB-linked outer membrane protein — protein sequence MKIPLKRINHLVLTWSLAGFTCLPAFALTESFPDWRAASEELTPYQDTVPQQPRPTLDVQDTVPPSTRTVKGKVTDQEGASLPGATVQIKGTDTGTITDEQGNYTIRLSGGSSEQVLVFSFVGFQGKEVAVGNQSQVDVTLGSEEKELEEVVVIGYGSARKADLTGAISQVSTEEVNAFPTTSVVQALAGRAPGVQVVQNDGSPGGGVDIRIRGSNSIQGDNSPLYVIDGFPYSGNPTNLNNSDIASIEVLKDASATAIYGSRGANGVVLITTKGGVQAPTQVEFDSYYSVQHLRKKLDLMNGRQYGQLMNIQAANDGLDPYFSESELSAMDTGTDWQDQVFDRAPIKSSSIRVSGGNESTRFSVGGSIFDQEGIIRGSDYNRYALQSSIHHSLSDKLTIDFSTNLTKLTTARRDSDGGARGNSMIGAALVASPLSSPYAPDGSLTVLSEDFPFVSPDIINPLNYINEEFNTVNANIVLANASVSYRPIPKLTIKILGGIENRDDRTDVYRTTDFINSDGNASVNTRQYISRLNENTISYADTLDEKHKFDVLAGFTYQDFQTRYLAGSSAGFLSDLFGTDNLGAANTPGVPTSGYAKSVLLSYIGRLNYNYADKYLFTATWRADGSSRYSEGNKWGHFPSAALAWRVSQEGFMQQQQVVSELKIRTSWGLTGSQAIDPYSTLNRLFPGYTVFGEELYSTFAPQSVLPGDLKWETTEQFDVGLDLGLIGGRIMLGADYYIKNTRDLLSTVRLPSSFGYTTTVANVGEIQNKGLELSMDAIVLNRGFHWNLSGNIAFNRNRVISLNDGEPILTNYINVVTVADNFSIMEEGRPLGQFWGYQEDGYTEDGNIRYRDLNGDGEINESDKTAIGDPNPDFYYGINSTMTFKNFQLDLFLQGTKGNDIFNVSAISSTMDFGQGLNMPEEVLLDHWTAENTDAKYPRISRNNDLKVSDRYVEDGSYLRVKNIQLAYDFAFPESKWIGNLKLYVSGQNLLTFTDYSWWDPEVNSNGADASLGIDHFSYPIPKSYTVGLRATF from the coding sequence ATGAAAATACCGTTAAAGCGTATCAACCATCTGGTATTGACATGGAGCTTGGCAGGTTTTACTTGCCTGCCTGCTTTTGCCCTTACCGAGAGCTTTCCGGATTGGCGAGCGGCCTCCGAAGAACTCACCCCGTATCAGGATACCGTACCACAGCAACCCCGTCCCACATTGGACGTGCAAGACACTGTTCCACCTTCCACAAGGACCGTAAAGGGCAAGGTGACCGATCAGGAAGGAGCCTCCTTGCCAGGAGCAACCGTCCAAATAAAAGGAACCGATACGGGAACGATCACCGATGAGCAGGGGAATTATACCATTAGGCTTTCTGGAGGGAGCAGTGAACAGGTGCTGGTGTTTTCTTTTGTGGGCTTCCAAGGAAAGGAAGTAGCCGTGGGCAACCAAAGCCAAGTAGACGTTACCCTTGGTTCCGAAGAGAAGGAATTGGAGGAAGTGGTGGTGATCGGGTACGGTTCGGCACGGAAGGCGGATCTTACTGGAGCCATTTCCCAAGTCAGCACCGAGGAGGTAAATGCCTTTCCCACCACCAGCGTGGTGCAGGCGTTGGCTGGCCGTGCTCCGGGCGTGCAGGTGGTGCAAAATGACGGTTCTCCGGGAGGAGGAGTGGACATACGCATCCGTGGGAGCAATTCCATCCAAGGGGACAACAGCCCCCTTTACGTGATCGATGGATTTCCCTATTCGGGCAACCCGACCAACCTCAACAATTCGGACATTGCCAGCATCGAAGTGCTCAAGGACGCTTCTGCCACGGCCATATACGGTTCCAGGGGGGCAAACGGAGTGGTGCTCATCACCACCAAAGGAGGGGTGCAGGCTCCCACCCAAGTGGAATTTGACAGCTATTACAGTGTGCAGCACTTACGGAAAAAGCTGGACCTGATGAACGGGCGGCAGTATGGCCAGCTGATGAACATCCAGGCCGCAAATGATGGTTTGGATCCCTATTTCAGCGAAAGTGAGCTTTCGGCCATGGACACAGGGACGGACTGGCAGGACCAAGTGTTCGACAGGGCACCCATCAAATCCAGCTCCATCAGGGTTTCGGGGGGAAATGAAAGTACCCGATTTTCGGTAGGAGGAAGTATTTTTGACCAGGAAGGGATCATTCGCGGAAGTGACTATAACCGTTATGCCCTGCAATCCTCCATCCATCATTCCCTGAGCGATAAGCTGACCATTGACTTTTCGACCAACTTGACCAAACTGACCACTGCCAGAAGGGACAGCGATGGCGGGGCTCGGGGAAACTCCATGATCGGGGCAGCCTTGGTGGCCTCTCCCTTGTCCTCGCCCTATGCTCCCGACGGCTCCTTGACGGTATTGTCCGAAGACTTCCCCTTCGTTTCCCCGGATATCATCAATCCGCTTAACTATATCAATGAGGAGTTCAACACCGTTAATGCCAATATTGTCCTGGCCAATGCCTCGGTGAGTTATCGGCCCATTCCAAAATTGACCATCAAAATCCTTGGCGGGATCGAAAACAGGGATGACCGAACGGATGTTTACCGGACCACCGATTTTATCAACAGCGATGGCAATGCCAGCGTCAACACCCGGCAGTACATCAGCCGGCTCAATGAAAACACCATTTCCTATGCGGACACCTTGGATGAAAAGCATAAGTTTGATGTCCTGGCGGGCTTTACCTATCAGGATTTTCAGACACGCTACCTGGCAGGAAGTTCAGCTGGATTTCTCAGCGACCTGTTTGGAACGGATAACTTGGGCGCGGCCAATACCCCCGGCGTGCCCACTTCGGGATATGCCAAGTCGGTACTGCTTTCCTATATCGGTCGGTTGAACTATAATTATGCTGACAAGTACCTGTTTACGGCCACTTGGCGTGCCGATGGTTCCTCGCGCTACAGCGAAGGTAACAAATGGGGGCATTTTCCCTCCGCAGCACTGGCTTGGCGGGTGTCCCAAGAAGGATTTATGCAGCAACAGCAGGTGGTGTCCGAGCTGAAGATACGTACAAGTTGGGGGCTTACCGGAAGTCAGGCCATTGATCCGTACAGTACCTTGAACAGGCTTTTTCCGGGCTATACCGTTTTTGGCGAGGAGCTGTACAGCACCTTTGCGCCACAGTCGGTCCTGCCGGGAGACCTTAAATGGGAAACCACCGAGCAGTTTGACGTTGGGCTGGACCTTGGGCTGATCGGTGGCCGCATCATGCTGGGGGCGGACTATTACATCAAAAACACCCGCGACCTGCTCAGCACGGTCAGGCTGCCCAGCTCCTTTGGCTATACCACCACCGTGGCCAATGTAGGCGAAATTCAGAACAAGGGCCTTGAGCTCAGCATGGATGCCATAGTGCTGAACAGGGGGTTCCACTGGAACTTGAGCGGGAACATCGCCTTTAACCGAAACAGGGTCATCAGCCTGAACGATGGCGAACCCATTCTGACCAACTATATTAATGTAGTGACCGTGGCGGATAACTTTTCCATCATGGAAGAGGGAAGGCCCCTGGGGCAGTTTTGGGGCTATCAAGAGGACGGCTATACCGAAGATGGTAATATCCGCTACAGGGACCTGAACGGGGACGGGGAGATTAACGAGTCGGACAAGACCGCCATTGGCGATCCCAATCCCGATTTTTATTATGGCATCAATTCCACGATGACCTTCAAGAACTTTCAGTTGGACCTGTTCCTGCAGGGGACCAAGGGCAACGATATCTTTAATGTCAGTGCCATATCCAGCACCATGGATTTCGGGCAGGGGTTGAACATGCCGGAAGAAGTGCTGCTGGATCATTGGACCGCAGAGAATACCGATGCCAAATACCCGAGGATCAGCCGAAACAATGACCTGAAGGTGTCCGACCGCTATGTGGAGGACGGCTCTTACCTGCGGGTGAAAAATATCCAACTGGCCTATGATTTTGCCTTCCCGGAATCCAAGTGGATCGGTAACCTGAAACTTTATGTCAGTGGCCAAAACCTGCTTACGTTTACCGATTATTCCTGGTGGGATCCCGAGGTAAACAGCAACGGTGCCGATGCCAGTCTCGGGATCGACCACTTCAGCTATCCTATTCCAAAATCCTATACCGTGGGCCTCAGGGCCACCTTCTAA